One window from the genome of Fulvivirga lutea encodes:
- a CDS encoding helix-turn-helix domain-containing protein, producing the protein MTIRDIILIVCSVGGIQSIFLGVDFLIFFDKRSVSSKLLGALFLMLGLRVIKSTLYIFTEDVPLWFLNVGFTAHYFVGPLLLFYILSMKNTVSWRPLNWIHFIPGIIIFLAAPWLSVEDFWYQGGYTALLFQSIIYLIISLLVLLNLRNSFNKLQFSWGLLLTIGVLVFVFIYFSNYQLRLNPYYYAPIVYSAVVYFLSFYLIKKRNAIFNVESKYKNINLDEDQAEGYKTKILKYYEEESPYLDNEYSLSKLSEELNIPKHLLSLIFGSKLKMSFVDFTNSYRVEKAKEILKQSPNFTVSSVAFDCGFNSLSSFNQAFKKFTKTTPSKYREKHTN; encoded by the coding sequence ATGACGATTAGAGATATCATTCTAATAGTGTGCAGTGTAGGAGGTATCCAAAGTATATTTTTGGGTGTCGACTTTCTAATCTTTTTTGATAAAAGGAGCGTGTCGTCAAAGCTTCTGGGTGCTCTATTCCTGATGCTCGGGTTAAGAGTGATTAAATCAACGCTGTACATTTTTACCGAAGATGTGCCATTATGGTTCTTAAATGTGGGTTTTACCGCACATTACTTCGTTGGCCCATTGTTGCTATTCTACATCCTTTCAATGAAGAATACAGTTTCTTGGAGGCCATTAAATTGGATTCATTTTATCCCGGGGATAATAATTTTCCTGGCTGCTCCCTGGCTTTCTGTAGAAGATTTCTGGTACCAGGGTGGTTATACTGCGTTATTGTTTCAGTCGATTATCTATCTGATTATATCTTTACTAGTACTGCTCAACTTACGAAACAGCTTTAACAAGCTTCAATTTTCCTGGGGCTTGTTACTTACAATTGGTGTATTGGTTTTTGTGTTCATCTACTTCTCCAATTATCAACTACGGTTAAATCCGTATTATTATGCACCTATAGTATATTCTGCGGTAGTCTATTTTCTTAGTTTTTACCTGATAAAAAAACGCAATGCTATTTTCAATGTCGAATCGAAATACAAGAACATTAATTTAGATGAAGATCAGGCTGAAGGATACAAGACAAAGATTCTGAAGTATTATGAAGAAGAGTCGCCTTACCTTGATAATGAGTATTCGCTTTCCAAGCTTTCTGAAGAGTTGAATATCCCTAAGCATCTGCTTTCTTTAATTTTCGGTAGTAAGTTAAAAATGAGTTTTGTTGATTTCACGAATAGCTACAGAGTGGAAAAGGCTAAGGAAATACTGAAACAAAGTCCGAATTTTACAGTTTCAAGCGTAGCATTCGATTGTGGCTTTAATTCCCTATCCTCGTTTAATCAGGCCTTTAAAAAGTTTACCAAAACCACTCCCTCCAAGTATCGCGAAAAGCATACTAATTAA
- a CDS encoding ABC transporter permease — translation MIRNYLVTSFRNLNRHWKLTIINILGLSVGVASFLIIITHAYRELSYDHFHKDFENTYRVSMLFTPEGRKPYHTPATFSAVGPGLTEDMPEVTKFCRIIPMGFGDGGFVQYKSNIQTFKHIHYVDSSYFDLFSFHMLKGNSKTALIDVHTAVISDEVAQVYFPEEDPIDKTISINSIDGITEYTITGVFEKRNDTHLPADILVSYSSLVNLIGQEHAYAWNWFDYITYIQVDPSADIESLTSRFPAFIDKHGGERRGSKMVNFELQPLADIHLHSNINQEMTANGDYDTILFLIIVAVVILITAWVNYINLYISQASERIKEVGIRKTLGSKKSQLVVQFFLESALVNLISIVLSIVLLWMAIPMFNELANAQLVFTNIITNDFILFVCALWVFCTLITGFYPALVISRFGTIASLKQKGGNTTTGRLRKALVTAQFAASAGLVSWTLIVYGQFSFMNEQDLGIDTSQTLIVEASDLFQNPDDHKRKLTLFKNQLIASGYASKAAFTSDVPGKQVGWRGGTARIGEDDERSNSAVCFKMVVGKDYFPMLQSKLVAGRYFLNEADSNRVIINSKALELYEFNNAEAALGNRVQFMGMGEFEIIGVVDNYFQESLKEDFKPTAYFNISTELSDMMIRMESTNYQQNIAGIESIFKQTFPELPFSYYWLDSQLNRRHDAEGVFFEVFKVFTYLTLFISFLGLVSLSFFMVEKRLKEIGIRKVLGSSVLSIMKLIFKDILVLVAIGNLIAIPFVIYFGKDWLSGFAFHIEFNSFILLFTLSLTVFFAAASTVYHVIRAAMLNPVTVLRNE, via the coding sequence ATGATTCGCAACTACTTGGTCACCTCCTTCAGGAATTTAAATCGGCACTGGAAGCTTACCATCATTAACATCTTAGGCCTTTCTGTTGGCGTAGCCTCCTTCCTAATCATTATAACTCATGCTTACCGAGAGCTTTCGTACGATCATTTTCACAAAGACTTTGAGAATACCTATCGAGTTTCAATGTTGTTCACTCCTGAAGGTAGAAAACCTTATCACACACCGGCTACCTTCTCAGCTGTTGGCCCCGGTTTAACGGAAGATATGCCAGAGGTTACTAAGTTTTGCCGAATAATTCCCATGGGTTTCGGTGATGGTGGTTTCGTTCAATACAAATCGAATATTCAAACATTTAAGCACATTCATTATGTAGATAGTTCTTACTTCGATTTGTTTTCATTTCACATGCTCAAGGGTAATTCGAAAACAGCATTAATAGATGTGCATACTGCTGTAATTTCTGATGAGGTAGCACAAGTTTACTTTCCAGAGGAAGACCCGATTGATAAAACCATTTCCATAAATTCGATTGATGGCATTACCGAATACACAATAACTGGAGTATTTGAAAAAAGAAATGATACTCACTTGCCAGCCGACATATTGGTTTCATATAGTTCCTTGGTTAATCTTATTGGTCAGGAGCATGCCTATGCCTGGAACTGGTTCGATTACATCACTTATATTCAGGTTGATCCCTCTGCTGATATCGAGTCACTTACTTCCAGATTCCCCGCATTTATTGACAAGCACGGTGGTGAGCGTAGGGGAAGTAAAATGGTGAATTTTGAACTTCAACCACTAGCAGACATTCACCTGCATTCGAACATAAATCAGGAGATGACTGCCAATGGCGATTATGATACCATTCTATTTTTGATCATTGTGGCGGTGGTAATTTTAATAACTGCCTGGGTTAACTACATCAATTTATACATTTCTCAAGCCTCAGAAAGAATCAAAGAGGTGGGCATTAGAAAAACACTGGGTTCAAAGAAGTCTCAATTAGTTGTACAGTTTTTTCTGGAATCTGCATTAGTTAATCTTATCTCAATAGTCTTGAGTATTGTATTGCTATGGATGGCTATTCCTATGTTCAATGAACTGGCAAATGCTCAACTGGTATTTACAAATATCATTACAAATGATTTTATACTTTTTGTTTGTGCTCTTTGGGTATTCTGTACGTTAATTACCGGGTTTTACCCCGCTTTAGTCATTTCGAGATTTGGAACAATAGCGAGCTTAAAGCAAAAAGGAGGAAACACAACTACGGGCAGATTGAGAAAAGCGTTGGTAACTGCGCAGTTCGCAGCAAGTGCCGGGTTAGTTTCATGGACATTAATTGTGTACGGCCAGTTTTCGTTCATGAATGAGCAGGATTTAGGCATTGATACCTCTCAAACTTTAATAGTAGAGGCTTCGGATCTGTTTCAAAACCCCGATGATCACAAACGTAAGCTTACACTTTTCAAAAATCAGTTAATTGCTTCTGGCTATGCATCAAAAGCCGCTTTTACCTCAGATGTGCCGGGAAAACAAGTAGGTTGGCGTGGAGGTACGGCCAGAATAGGGGAGGATGATGAAAGATCGAACAGTGCAGTTTGTTTTAAGATGGTTGTGGGTAAAGATTACTTTCCAATGCTACAATCAAAGTTAGTAGCAGGAAGATACTTCTTAAATGAAGCAGATAGCAACAGGGTAATTATTAATAGCAAGGCCTTAGAACTTTATGAATTTAATAATGCTGAGGCGGCCTTAGGAAATCGCGTGCAGTTTATGGGCATGGGGGAGTTTGAAATCATTGGAGTGGTTGATAATTACTTTCAAGAGTCGCTGAAAGAAGATTTTAAACCAACGGCCTATTTTAACATCAGTACGGAATTGTCGGATATGATGATAAGAATGGAATCAACCAATTATCAGCAAAACATTGCAGGAATTGAATCTATATTCAAACAAACATTTCCAGAACTACCATTCTCTTACTACTGGCTCGATAGTCAGCTTAACCGGAGACATGATGCTGAAGGTGTATTTTTTGAGGTTTTTAAAGTATTTACCTATCTCACGTTGTTTATCTCATTTTTGGGATTGGTTTCATTGTCTTTTTTCATGGTGGAAAAGAGACTTAAAGAAATCGGGATTCGTAAGGTGTTGGGCTCAAGTGTTTTATCAATAATGAAATTGATTTTTAAAGATATTCTTGTGCTGGTGGCAATTGGCAATTTAATAGCCATACCCTTCGTAATTTATTTTGGTAAAGACTGGCTTTCAGGCTTTGCCTTTCATATCGAATTCAATTCATTCATTTTACTCTTTACTTTATCATTAACCGTGTTCTTTGCTGCTGCTTCTACAGTTTATCATGTAATACGCGCTGCCATGCTCAATCCGGTAACCGTATTGCGAAATGAATGA
- a CDS encoding LytR/AlgR family response regulator transcription factor, translating to MKILIIEDEAPAFRRLQKVLEEINPDIEIVEVIDSVEESVMWLRNHNEPDLIFMDIQLSDGISFEIFEKIKITKPVIFTTAFDEYMLKAFKVSSIDYLLKPIKKEDLAQSLQKYNDLKNTFGSTNAAVDLNELIGKIRMDDRKFKSRFLLKQGEKLLSVETSDIAYFFTKNGVVYLVTLDDKKYLMDYNLDELVNQLDPERFYRANRQYLIGFTAIQATHKYHKGKLLVELTHKPEEPVTISAEKATDFKNWLGS from the coding sequence ATGAAAATACTCATCATAGAAGATGAAGCGCCAGCATTCAGAAGGCTTCAGAAAGTGCTGGAGGAAATCAATCCGGATATTGAGATTGTAGAGGTAATCGACAGTGTGGAAGAATCCGTGATGTGGTTGAGAAATCATAATGAGCCTGACCTCATCTTCATGGATATTCAGTTGAGTGATGGAATTAGCTTCGAGATTTTCGAGAAAATTAAGATCACCAAACCAGTCATATTCACCACAGCATTTGATGAGTATATGCTAAAGGCCTTTAAGGTGAGTAGCATCGATTACCTACTCAAACCCATTAAAAAAGAAGATTTAGCTCAAAGCTTACAAAAATATAACGACCTGAAAAATACGTTTGGTAGTACCAATGCTGCTGTTGATTTAAATGAACTGATTGGTAAAATTAGAATGGATGACAGGAAATTCAAGTCAAGATTTTTGTTGAAGCAAGGCGAGAAACTTCTTTCAGTAGAAACCAGTGACATTGCTTATTTCTTCACCAAAAATGGAGTGGTTTACCTTGTAACACTAGACGATAAGAAGTATTTGATGGATTATAACCTGGACGAGCTTGTTAACCAACTGGATCCTGAGCGATTTTATAGAGCCAATCGCCAATATTTAATTGGTTTCACTGCTATTCAGGCAACTCATAAATACCACAAAGGTAAGTTGCTTGTGGAGTTAACTCATAAACCTGAAGAGCCCGTTACTATTAGTGCGGAAAAAGCCACCGATTTTAAGAACTGGCTAGGATCTTAA
- a CDS encoding sensor histidine kinase: protein MKIAGITFKEVYVRWIGIFILSYIMMLIHGIDEGQTPLEKYFTSFIFTATYWNAAFAMFMYFRRRFPQIRQTPKRLLITFVSLVSFMTVADPILCSIFNFNQDQDIFSFSYLAGNAVINVITASVVGSVYENVYFFEQWKNSIRLNEELKNQQIRTQFEVLQNQMSPHFLFNSLNTLTTLIAEDQNLAVNFTEKLSEVYRYILQNKEKELVSLEDELAFVKAYIFLLQMRYPENLSVDIRVADSYMEKSIAPLTLQMLVENSIKHNVISKAHPLHIEIYAENGKSLIVKNNLQEKKSIEKSTKTGLQNIRKRYAYFGDYNIDVIVTHGNFMVAVPLLNVVSEKSLVSA from the coding sequence ATGAAAATAGCAGGAATTACTTTTAAGGAGGTTTACGTTCGTTGGATAGGCATCTTTATATTGTCTTATATTATGATGTTAATTCATGGTATTGACGAAGGACAAACACCATTAGAGAAATACTTTACCTCATTCATATTTACAGCTACCTATTGGAATGCGGCATTCGCCATGTTCATGTACTTCAGAAGGAGATTTCCACAGATTAGACAAACCCCCAAAAGATTATTGATCACATTTGTTTCTTTGGTTTCTTTTATGACTGTGGCAGATCCAATTTTATGTTCAATCTTTAACTTTAATCAAGATCAGGATATTTTCTCTTTCTCTTATTTAGCCGGAAATGCCGTGATTAACGTTATTACCGCTTCAGTTGTAGGATCGGTATATGAAAACGTATACTTCTTTGAGCAGTGGAAAAATTCAATCCGGTTAAATGAGGAGCTTAAAAATCAGCAGATTCGAACACAATTCGAGGTATTACAAAATCAGATGAGTCCACATTTTTTATTTAATAGTCTGAATACCTTAACTACTCTCATAGCTGAAGACCAAAATTTGGCTGTGAATTTCACGGAGAAACTCTCGGAGGTGTATCGTTATATTTTGCAGAATAAAGAGAAAGAGTTGGTGTCATTGGAAGATGAATTAGCTTTTGTGAAAGCGTATATTTTTCTTCTTCAGATGCGCTATCCTGAAAACCTGTCAGTAGATATTCGAGTGGCTGATAGTTATATGGAAAAAAGTATAGCTCCACTCACGTTGCAGATGCTGGTTGAAAATTCAATTAAGCATAATGTGATATCAAAAGCGCATCCACTACACATAGAAATATACGCTGAAAATGGAAAATCACTTATTGTGAAGAATAACCTTCAGGAGAAGAAATCAATCGAAAAATCTACAAAAACCGGCTTGCAAAATATCAGAAAACGCTATGCCTATTTTGGAGATTATAATATTGACGTGATTGTCACACATGGCAATTTTATGGTGGCCGTTCCTCTTTTGAATGTAGTTAGCGAAAAAAGTCTAGTTTCAGCATGA
- a CDS encoding TonB-dependent receptor, with protein MKNLRPLFLVCLGFLSFNLQAQTQVVKGTIIDQQAEYPIIGASIIVANSEPLIGTVTDLEGNFRLEKVPVGRQTLIVQYVGYKSITLPNVLVTSGKEVVLNVKLEESVEKLDEIVITADANKDLPLNDLAKVSGRTFNLEETLRFSGGRNDVARLATSFAGVSAPDDSRNDIVVRGNSPTGLLWRIEGIPMPNTNHFAAFGTTGGPVNALNPNLLATSDFLTGAFPAEYGNATSAVFDVGFRDGNKDKFEFTGQLAAFSGLEFMAEGPVFKETGGSFIASYRYGIASLAATGTSATPFFQDFSFKLNSGNTKSGKWELFGLGGISNIDFLGDEIEEDDLFANPNEDAFVENGLGLIGLSNTIKLNKTTFLKTTVGVNYNSSDFDQDNLFRSEPNGPITGKYRATESEQQENRLTLSSTLNKKFNAKWSLTTGFLNETYDLKIDTKNADNRNLADEGLDNNNDGIPDLLPQVLFVDDQYNLTQVFAQAENNITDDLSLTFGLHGQYLDYTEDFIAEPRIGLSWQARPNQRWSVGYGLHSQVVPGPVLFYTEFDPANNTFERTNDELDFIKSHHFVLAYDRNLGTDWRLKAEAYYQSLFDVPVESTPSSYSVINEGSDFEFREKGNLVNDGTGFNTGVELTIEKFFSKGYYLLSTASVFNSKYEGSDGVERNTAYNGNYVYNLLLGKEWKFGPGGKNAWTFDTKFTTAGGRPYTQINLQETINNGGREVFNENRAYEESLADYVRWDVKFGVRLNSKNKNISHQFFVDLQNVLGIENEFTRRYNEVTGRVDVVEQNGFFPDVMYRIQF; from the coding sequence ATGAAAAATCTCAGACCTTTATTTTTAGTATGTCTTGGCTTTCTATCCTTTAATCTACAAGCTCAAACGCAAGTAGTAAAAGGCACAATCATAGATCAACAGGCAGAGTACCCAATTATTGGGGCATCAATTATAGTAGCTAACAGTGAACCTCTCATCGGAACCGTAACGGATTTAGAGGGTAATTTCCGTTTAGAAAAAGTACCCGTTGGCAGACAAACACTTATTGTCCAATATGTAGGTTACAAAAGTATCACTCTACCAAACGTTCTTGTCACATCAGGTAAAGAAGTAGTGCTAAATGTAAAACTGGAAGAGTCGGTTGAGAAGCTTGATGAAATTGTAATAACGGCAGATGCAAATAAGGACTTACCTCTAAATGATTTAGCCAAGGTAAGTGGCAGAACGTTTAACCTGGAAGAAACTCTTCGTTTTTCAGGTGGAAGAAATGATGTAGCTAGATTAGCCACTTCGTTCGCAGGTGTAAGTGCACCAGATGATTCACGAAACGATATTGTGGTAAGAGGAAATTCTCCCACTGGGTTATTATGGAGAATTGAAGGTATTCCTATGCCAAACACCAATCACTTTGCTGCTTTTGGTACTACAGGTGGCCCTGTAAATGCATTGAATCCGAATTTATTGGCCACTTCCGATTTTCTTACCGGTGCTTTTCCTGCAGAATATGGTAATGCCACTTCTGCTGTTTTTGATGTAGGCTTCAGAGATGGCAACAAAGATAAATTTGAATTTACCGGACAACTAGCTGCCTTTAGTGGATTGGAGTTTATGGCAGAAGGGCCCGTTTTTAAAGAAACAGGAGGTTCATTTATTGCTTCTTACAGATACGGTATAGCCAGTTTAGCCGCTACCGGCACAAGCGCTACACCATTTTTTCAGGACTTTTCTTTTAAACTGAATAGCGGCAACACGAAGAGTGGAAAATGGGAATTATTTGGCCTTGGAGGTATAAGCAACATCGATTTTCTTGGCGATGAAATTGAAGAAGATGATCTATTTGCCAACCCGAATGAGGATGCTTTTGTTGAAAACGGACTTGGACTCATTGGTTTGAGTAATACCATCAAACTCAACAAAACCACCTTTCTTAAAACTACAGTAGGTGTTAATTACAATTCTTCCGATTTCGATCAGGACAATTTATTTAGAAGTGAACCAAATGGTCCAATAACCGGAAAATATCGTGCAACAGAATCGGAGCAACAAGAAAATAGGCTTACTCTATCATCTACTTTAAACAAAAAGTTTAACGCGAAATGGAGTTTAACAACGGGTTTCTTAAATGAAACTTACGATTTGAAGATCGATACTAAAAATGCCGATAATAGAAACCTCGCTGATGAGGGCCTTGACAATAATAACGATGGTATTCCCGATCTACTACCACAAGTATTGTTTGTAGATGACCAGTATAATTTAACACAAGTATTCGCACAGGCAGAAAATAACATCACTGATGATTTAAGCCTTACGTTTGGATTACATGGCCAGTATTTGGACTATACTGAAGATTTTATTGCTGAACCAAGAATTGGACTTAGCTGGCAAGCCAGACCTAACCAACGTTGGAGCGTAGGCTACGGACTGCATTCTCAGGTAGTGCCTGGCCCCGTTTTATTCTACACCGAATTTGACCCAGCGAACAACACATTTGAACGTACTAATGACGAGTTAGACTTCATTAAAAGCCACCACTTTGTATTGGCTTACGATAGGAATTTAGGCACTGACTGGAGGTTAAAAGCTGAGGCGTATTATCAAAGCTTGTTCGATGTGCCAGTGGAGTCAACCCCTTCCAGCTATTCTGTTATCAATGAAGGTTCAGATTTTGAGTTCAGGGAAAAAGGCAACTTAGTGAATGATGGCACTGGCTTTAATACTGGTGTAGAACTCACTATTGAAAAGTTCTTCAGCAAAGGTTACTACCTACTTTCAACAGCATCAGTGTTTAACTCCAAATACGAAGGTAGCGATGGCGTAGAAAGAAATACTGCTTATAATGGAAATTATGTATACAATTTACTGCTAGGAAAAGAATGGAAATTTGGTCCTGGGGGTAAAAACGCCTGGACTTTCGATACCAAATTCACCACTGCGGGTGGCAGACCGTATACGCAAATCAACCTTCAGGAAACTATCAATAATGGTGGGCGCGAAGTGTTTAACGAAAATAGGGCCTACGAAGAATCATTAGCTGATTACGTACGATGGGATGTAAAATTTGGAGTTCGATTAAATAGCAAAAACAAAAATATTTCACATCAATTTTTTGTAGATCTTCAGAACGTTTTAGGAATTGAAAATGAGTTTACCAGAAGGTATAACGAAGTAACCGGCAGAGTGGACGTGGTAGAGCAAAATGGTTTCTTCCCAGATGTGATGTATAGAATACAGTTTTAA
- a CDS encoding ABA4-like family protein, translating to MDSSTVFSLVNIWVLPFWILLIVTPKWKHRSIAIQLAASMLAFIYAFYLITGPSIDYSAFGSLTGVKELFTLDDAILIGWIHYLAFDLLVGNWIVNQAEDLGIKHWFIIPCLLFCFMLGPVGFLLFQLLKFAKVGRVN from the coding sequence ATGGATAGTTCAACCGTTTTTAGTCTCGTCAACATTTGGGTTCTTCCTTTTTGGATCCTACTTATAGTTACCCCTAAATGGAAGCACAGAAGCATTGCCATTCAACTAGCAGCTTCAATGCTGGCGTTCATTTATGCTTTCTATTTAATAACTGGCCCTTCCATTGACTATTCAGCTTTTGGAAGCCTTACAGGTGTGAAAGAACTTTTCACTTTAGACGATGCTATCTTAATAGGTTGGATACATTATTTAGCTTTTGACCTTTTGGTTGGTAATTGGATTGTTAATCAAGCCGAGGATTTAGGAATTAAACATTGGTTTATCATACCGTGCCTCCTCTTTTGTTTTATGTTGGGTCCTGTTGGTTTTCTATTATTTCAACTACTAAAGTTCGCAAAAGTTGGAAGGGTTAATTAA
- a CDS encoding RNA polymerase sigma factor, translated as MNEELFLSKVKEHEGIINKILYLYVDTQEDKKDMYQEIVLQAWKSMSRFRGDSKFSTWLYRVGLNTVMTFNRKESRLQKQPLEDTFDIEQPSSEMSDRSLKLMQAVRLLNDIDKSIITLHLEDYNNDEIAEMIGITKNNVAVRIHRVKEELKRKLQANG; from the coding sequence GTGAACGAAGAACTATTCTTATCAAAAGTTAAAGAGCACGAAGGCATCATTAACAAGATCCTTTATCTGTATGTGGACACACAGGAGGATAAAAAGGATATGTATCAGGAGATTGTGCTTCAGGCCTGGAAATCGATGAGCCGTTTTAGAGGTGATTCTAAGTTTTCTACCTGGCTGTATCGTGTAGGCCTGAATACAGTAATGACCTTCAATCGGAAAGAATCGAGATTACAAAAGCAACCACTGGAAGATACTTTTGATATTGAACAACCATCTTCTGAAATGTCGGACAGATCGTTGAAATTAATGCAAGCTGTTAGGCTACTCAACGATATCGACAAATCAATTATAACACTTCATCTGGAAGATTATAATAATGATGAAATCGCTGAGATGATAGGTATCACTAAGAATAATGTGGCCGTGCGAATACACCGCGTTAAAGAAGAGTTAAAACGAAAATTACAAGCTAATGGATGA
- a CDS encoding TraB/GumN family protein — translation MALTLDKKRIKNLLTKTVIFILSFFIGMFLARVTRAQDAKTLLWKIEGKELKEPSYLYGTIHMICKDDFFFTKTMQSKLNETEQTILELDMDDPQFMAKMQQGSLNNGMKNIASEFSEEDKEVVDTFLKANYGAGLAQLGIVKPFGLLSMVIQKSVTCEAQESYEQNFVKNAQEREVELLGLETVEFQTSLFDNVPIKDQIKLLVTSIKEFEEGQEDFKKMVAAYKAQDLIKLKKLMDESPEYTQFEDLLINNRNTDWIAKIEKHAKEKPTFFAVGAMHLAGEQGVINLLKKEGYQLTPVANSID, via the coding sequence ATGGCACTCACATTAGATAAAAAACGAATCAAAAACCTTTTAACAAAGACAGTAATATTTATTCTTTCATTTTTTATTGGAATGTTTCTGGCACGTGTTACTCGCGCCCAAGATGCTAAAACTCTTCTTTGGAAAATAGAAGGAAAAGAACTCAAAGAACCATCATACCTCTACGGCACAATTCATATGATTTGTAAAGATGATTTCTTCTTTACCAAAACAATGCAGTCGAAGCTGAATGAAACGGAGCAAACCATTCTAGAATTGGATATGGATGACCCGCAATTTATGGCGAAGATGCAGCAAGGTTCATTGAATAACGGAATGAAAAACATAGCATCTGAGTTTTCTGAAGAAGATAAAGAAGTAGTTGACACTTTCTTAAAAGCCAACTATGGAGCCGGGCTTGCTCAACTTGGAATTGTTAAGCCCTTCGGCCTTTTGTCTATGGTTATTCAGAAGTCAGTTACTTGTGAGGCGCAGGAAAGTTATGAACAGAATTTTGTAAAGAACGCTCAGGAAAGAGAAGTTGAGTTACTAGGCCTTGAAACGGTTGAATTTCAGACTTCACTCTTTGACAATGTTCCAATCAAAGATCAAATAAAACTCCTAGTAACGAGTATCAAAGAATTTGAAGAGGGACAAGAAGATTTTAAAAAGATGGTGGCTGCCTACAAAGCACAAGACTTAATCAAATTGAAAAAACTGATGGACGAGTCACCTGAATATACCCAATTTGAAGACCTGCTCATAAATAATAGAAATACAGACTGGATAGCTAAAATTGAAAAGCATGCAAAAGAAAAACCTACCTTCTTTGCTGTAGGCGCTATGCATCTGGCAGGTGAGCAAGGAGTAATTAACCTATTAAAGAAAGAAGGTTATCAACTAACTCCGGTCGCAAATAGTATTGATTAG